The genomic stretch AAGAAAATCATTATGATGCATCATATGAATCTAATTTGGAGGAGATGGAGAAGTCAGTTTCTGAATACAGAGCTAAATTTAGTGAAGATTTCTCCGATGAGCTTCCACACGAAACATATGATAGATTGTTAAACGACGCTTTGAAGCATGAGGCTAGTACATCATCTAATAATCaggaaaaaattaaaaatgatgGTGAGTATTCCGGTTCTGAGCATTcagaaaaaagtaaaacTTCACAAAAGGAAGAAGTCTCTGGAATCGAGAAGTATTTGGAAGATACAGCAGATGATAGTAAGGAAGGGAGTGAAGCGAGTACTGCAGACTTGGAAGATAGAACAACCATTACTCTGGATGAGGGAATGCCAAAGTACCCTTCTCAAGATGTTGCTACAGAGGAGGAACCAGAAGATTTGGAAGACTTCTTGGCTAATACTGATATCAAGGTTCCAGAGGCCTCTGAACTATCAATCAAAAACGATATAAGTGCTAGAGTTCCAACAGAATATATTAGAGAAAGGAGTAGGACAGCGACCGAACCTCTTCAGATGCAAGAACAAGATTCAGAGTCTGAGAAAGAGTTTGAACAAGAATCTGAGGGAGAACCTGAACAAGATACAGAGAAAGAGTCTGAGCGAGAATTTGACAAGTCTAAAGAAACTTCCAGTAAGATTGAAGAGAGTAGTAAACCTTCAGAAAAATCAACAGGAATTATCTCAAGAATCTCAGATACTTTTAAGAACTTTATAAGTTCCTTTGGAGGTTCTAAGAAAGAGTCAGAAGTGACTAATAGAGAAGAATCTGTATCGGTACCTGCTGAAGAGTCGCAAAAAGCAGCTGTTGAAAGTTCAGTAGAAGAAGAAAGTGAAAAACCTGAGGAATTAccagataataataaaggcAGAGTAAAGATGTTGATTGAGCATTTTGAAAAGGAAAATGCACGTAATGTCCCTGCTCCAATTGGAGTTCCAAGAAACAGACTTGGACTTAGGAATACAGAAGGAAGTAgtgaaaagaaaaacatTGATAGcttgattaatttctttgaGAATGAAGACATAAAGGCAAAGGAGGAGGCAAACAAATATAAGGAAAGCATAAAGAAACGTGAAATGAGTAGAGCAGAGGGTTCTGTTCGTCAATTAGAACAAATTCCTGAAGAGAATTTGGAAGAAGTTCAATTGGAAAGTATTAATGTTGAAGAAAGCCCAGAGTCAGGAGAGGAGAGAGAAGCAGAGATAATGAGAGTAATAAATGGTGAACAGCCATCAGAGATATCTAGAGCTGATTCAGAAGGTTCAGACTTTACCCAAACCTCAAATTTTGATGAGTCGCAAGGAGAATTGAGCGTACCAATAGCTATTCCTAATATATATGAAGAAGGTAAATTAGCAGGAGGACTTGCTTGGGCATTGGGAGTTGGAAAGTATGTTTGCAATTCAAAAAGCGCTTTTTCAAGTCTGATCTCTCCACCACTCTCCAAGAATTTACTAGTTTCTGCTCCTAGCCAAGAACAAATGGCAAAGTTGTTACGACTTTCTGGAGGCGAGGCATCAGATATAATAATGGATCTCGTATCATCTGTTCTAGCTCAAAATTGATTTCAAGTTTTTGGTGATTCTAAAATTTTAACTTTTCTTACCTAATAATAtagttttctttttgtaaTAGTCCTAATTTGTTAGATTATTTTAGCAATTGggtaaattatatatacaATCTCATCTAAATGAAAACAAATTAGCTGCagattttcaaatttgtaTTCCATTTAAAGTTATCTAATTATTCACAAATTTTTCTcgtgttttttttaatttactttATCTTAGTAACGCCTGTTAAGCATGTATTGGCGGGCGAATAGATCTTAAAACGCTTGAATTTGACGAGTCctgttaaaaaaaaaaaaaaaagaaagaataacAGGATAACGAATATTTAGAAGAATCATAGAATTTGCAAACAAAATCTACTAATTCTAATTTACATCGTGTATTATAGAGGAATATGTTATGAGTCTACGTATCTTATTAAGCTTTTTATTGTTTATCAAACTTGGGGTTTTTTCACTAACAATAAATACAAGTCCAAAACCAAACCCCTTTACAGTTGATTTGGATAAAATAGTTGAAAAAGGTAAACATAACAAAAGATCACCCCAAAATGCCATTATTCTTCCAACTCCAAgtaaattttcaaatagaAATCCCGAATTAACTGAACGTGATTTGAGGCAGGCTTTGCTCTGTTCAAAAAAAACAACTGATGGTTTAGAAATTTGCAAATCAAAACGTATTTCTGATTTGGATAATGCTTCCATTTCTAGTGCATCTACTTTTAATTACGAGTTTGAGATACCAAAAGGTGctgaaaaagaaagtttgaaatttaaaaataataaagaattaaataaaggaaatgatgaaaatattagCGAGATGCTTGAAGAagcaataaataatatggATAATCAGAGGCGATCTACATTGGACGAACTTGAAAGAATCAAGAAACCTCGTAAACTACCTAGAGAAATGAATGATGATGACCGTGAGAAAGCacgaaataaaaattcaaatgaagTTCCCTTTTTAACTGGTATTAAATTGattgatgaaataattaGCCCCAAGAAAAGGGCTTCATTTAGCCAAGAtgaggaagaagaaagcCAGGAACGGACTCCTAAAATTTCACCTATTCCAAAATCTGATTCCAAAAATTTACCTAAACCTTCTAAAGATACGAATGAGGAAGTTTCTCAAACAACTGATGGAAGAATTCCATCAACACCAACTGCTAAAATAGTTCCCCCAAAGCCTGCTGCTAGAAGAATTTTTCAAGCATCTGGTGCTCAGGGAATTACCCAACCAACTACTTCTCGGAGAAATGTAAACAAATCTCTTGAGGAAAAGCAGgataacaaaaaaaaaacagctgaaaaagaaaaaaagaatagaaagcttaaaattaaaaatgtGTTTGGTCCcaatatatttaagttgtttaaaaaaaaagaagagcaAAAGCCAGCAcgtaaaataattattagcAGGCCAATATTACAAACTTTGACGGAAGAAACTGATGATGAACAAATTAAAGGGGCAGGAGCTACTGATAGAACAAGAACAATCTCAAATACTGGGGGAAAAACactaaattcttttaaaggCGAAGAAAGTGacgaagaaaaaaaaactagaCAAGATCCTTTTAGGAGATCTAAAAGCCAACTATCTAATGTAATGGAAACAGAAGAAGAGAATCAAATGGTAAAAAACattaaaaagagaaaaagcCCTAGTTTAAAGTCCTTGGATAGCGCTCAAAAACAAGACTCTGAGCAGGAGTCTGATAGAGTAACTCCTAGACCACAATCTTCACAAAGTGAAGCTAGAAGAAGAGAGAATGCTTCTGAATCAGAAAGGAGATCTCTATCACCAGCTTCACGTAGTGTTAGTAGAATAAGCATACCAGAAAGTATCCCAAGTGTAGGTTCAGATAATGTATTTTTTGACTCAGATGATCCAAGTAATTCATTgataattgatttaaaagatGATATACTCCCAGAAATAGAacataaaaaaaaatactcGCAAGAATTCAGAGATTCGGCAGACATAGATCCCTTTTCCGATTCTGAATTTTCTAATTCGTATCCTAGCGTATCATTTCAAGATAATTTACAGGGGGTGAGCACTGGGCTAGCTGAACAGCAAAATAAACGAGTTTACGAAAAATTCGTTCCGGGAAGAggatttgataaaattctGCAGAAAAAGCTCATTAATACTTATGATTCAGGTGATGAATTTGTTGAAAATTCAGTATTTAGCAGGATGAAGAACAAAGTTATGAGACGACataatgaagataaaaggaaaaaagAGAGATCAAAAGGAATCCCATCAAGGGTAATTACCAAAGAAGATGCTAAAAAATTCGGTAGTTCAATACAAAGAGAGTCTCAAGTTGTAAACCCGTTTGAAATTTCACCTGGAATTAGCGATATTGTAGGAGAAAATTCTGGATCAATGATATTGAGTGAAACAGCAGGTTCTTCCTCTAAGAATTCAGAAGCCAAAGCTGAAAGTATAGAGCCAGTAAATAATGGAGAAGAGGTTGATAGAGATAGTATAAGAAAGATGATAGATAAATATAGAGATCttgaaatgaaaaaaagtGATATAGAATCAGATTCAGAGTCTTCGAATGGTTTTGATATGGGAAATCAACTTGTGCCAATACAAAACCCTTTGGAAGTTATTACTTATAATGATGAGTTAAAAGAACTAAAATATGCAAGAGATGattttttcagaaataaGTTCCTTCAAGGGCTAGCTGAAGAAGCTAAAAAGGAAGAAAGTGATAAGTTATCTTCTCAGATTGCAGAAAAAGAGGCACTTCTTCAAGAACTGGAAAAAATTTCGCTTGAATTAGATAAGAAAAGGAATCAGCTCAATGAGGAGGAAGAGCCAATAAAT from Cryptosporidium parvum Iowa II chromosome 8, whole genome shotgun sequence encodes the following:
- a CDS encoding signal peptide containing protein, with protein sequence MKLYILFLILVLNILLFELPIVVESSSFIRPGGNEMNQLNGRSSSASSVNSNKSGNGKGGFLSRLFGFFGRNNSGKKDKASKESDLGFEKSDYSAQLDNYEVDSESSENNIIVNKHSDFSPSSSNESSELGHNVDESQQEKEIVSEESRSAPAPVAEHFDGESSSEPKSESMKDGFISIYDEDYDRMLNKGAIPGIVSEESGKSSEYVGGEEQKSAVPEQSEVEESNKEDILRSSDSQILGEKSLQEGLPESVVLNEGSRSSIAKDVENEDSVKHKPSTVSGKENHYDASYESNLEEMEKSVSEYRAKFSEDFSDELPHETYDRLLNDALKHEASTSSNNQEKIKNDGEYSGSEHSEKSKTSQKEEVSGIEKYLEDTADDSKEGSEASTADLEDRTTITLDEGMPKYPSQDVATEEEPEDLEDFLANTDIKVPEASELSIKNDISARVPTEYIRERSRTATEPLQMQEQDSESEKEFEQESEGEPEQDTEKESEREFDKSKETSSKIEESSKPSEKSTGIISRISDTFKNFISSFGGSKKESEVTNREESVSVPAEESQKAAVESSVEEESEKPEELPDNNKGRVKMLIEHFEKENARNVPAPIGVPRNRLGLRNTEGSSEKKNIDSLINFFENEDIKAKEEANKYKESIKKREMSRAEGSVRQLEQIPEENLEEVQLESINVEESPESGEEREAEIMRVINGEQPSEISRADSEGSDFTQTSNFDESQGELSVPIAIPNIYEEGKLAGGLAWALGVGKYVCNSKSAFSSLISPPLSKNLLVSAPSQEQMAKLLRLSGGEASDIIMDLVSSVLAQN
- a CDS encoding signal peptide containing protein; this encodes MSLRILLSFLLFIKLGVFSLTINTSPKPNPFTVDLDKIVEKGKHNKRSPQNAIILPTPSKFSNRNPELTERDLRQALLCSKKTTDGLEICKSKRISDLDNASISSASTFNYEFEIPKGAEKESLKFKNNKELNKGNDENISEMLEEAINNMDNQRRSTLDELERIKKPRKLPREMNDDDREKARNKNSNEVPFLTGIKLIDEIISPKKRASFSQDEEEESQERTPKISPIPKSDSKNLPKPSKDTNEEVSQTTDGRIPSTPTAKIVPPKPAARRIFQASGAQGITQPTTSRRNVNKSLEEKQDNKKKTAEKEKKNRKLKIKNVFGPNIFKLFKKKEEQKPARKIIISRPILQTLTEETDDEQIKGAGATDRTRTISNTGGKTLNSFKGEESDEEKKTRQDPFRRSKSQLSNVMETEEENQMVKNIKKRKSPSLKSLDSAQKQDSEQESDRVTPRPQSSQSEARRRENASESERRSLSPASRSVSRISIPESIPSVGSDNVFFDSDDPSNSLIIDLKDDILPEIEHKKKYSQEFRDSADIDPFSDSEFSNSYPSVSFQDNLQGVSTGLAEQQNKRVYEKFVPGRGFDKILQKKLINTYDSGDEFVENSVFSRMKNKVMRRHNEDKRKKERSKGIPSRVITKEDAKKFGSSIQRESQVVNPFEISPGISDIVGENSGSMILSETAGSSSKNSEAKAESIEPVNNGEEVDRDSIRKMIDKYRDLEMKKSDIESDSESSNGFDMGNQLVPIQNPLEVITYNDELKELKYARDDFFRNKFLQGLAEEAKKEESDKLSSQIAEKEALLQELEKISLELDKKRNQLNEEEEPINEGSRSEYQEMGTDEPENSVEPEETDKKNASTEMDTMKYEEPIYPEGSLKLDEDAVILGAERKESNKGIVVLDPENANYEIYFDNKTGQEEDGLVPSMEYYNEEEGLMPIQQSDKLADSEGLAPVGGFSKIQELQAFEENDRSLLPPPEESNIPFEEIYLTKHPELLNTDTVGNVSREKAIKKAFGKKQTKGGVLRKREFENFDLSNDAIERLKR